A window of the Flavobacterium sangjuense genome harbors these coding sequences:
- a CDS encoding LptE family protein, with amino-acid sequence MKFFKLLSIFILAVSINSCSVYNFTGAKPVDGKTFQVNYFQNNADLIEPGIERRFTIRLQEIIQNQTNLDLTNSNGDLLYEGEIVEYRITPMQATASQTAAQSRLTISVNVRFSNKNKEADNFERRFSFYRDYEGSSLPTGSVLNDYIDEIFERITQDVFNESLAKW; translated from the coding sequence ATGAAGTTTTTTAAATTGCTTTCTATTTTTATTCTTGCTGTCAGCATAAACAGTTGCTCTGTATATAACTTTACAGGTGCAAAGCCAGTCGATGGGAAGACATTTCAGGTGAATTATTTTCAGAATAATGCCGACTTAATTGAGCCCGGAATTGAACGAAGATTTACCATCAGACTTCAGGAAATTATTCAGAACCAAACTAACCTGGATTTGACCAATTCCAATGGCGATTTGCTTTATGAAGGCGAAATTGTAGAATATAGAATAACACCTATGCAGGCCACAGCTTCTCAAACTGCGGCTCAAAGCAGATTGACTATTTCGGTTAATGTTCGTTTTAGCAATAAAAATAAAGAAGCCGACAATTTTGAGAGACGCTTTTCTTTTTACAGAGATTATGAAGGAAGTTCACTTCCAACCGGCTCAGTATTAAACGACTATATCGATGAGATTTTTGAGCGTATAACA